Genomic segment of Malania oleifera isolate guangnan ecotype guangnan chromosome 7, ASM2987363v1, whole genome shotgun sequence:
CAAGAATAAGCATTACTGAAGGAACCATCGCGGCAGCCAAGATCTCTAAACTGTCAATGATAAACGAAAGTGGAGCATCATCTCCATACACCAATTCTTTCAGCCAGGGAACTAACCCAATTATGACGGCTAAAAGAGAAGCAATTGTTGGGGGTTGAAGAATGTGATGAGCTGGGGTTCGTTCTGCAACAATTCTTATCCTTCTTACCATCCTGGGCTCTGCCAAACACCTAATGGACTCGGGATTATTATTTCTTCCACCCTCATCCATTGATAAATTAAAATCCGGAATGGTACTTAGTGAGATGCTTGACATGCTATTAAAGACTCTGGCAATGAAAGGTGTCTTGCAATGCTCAGTTTCTTTGTCTTCAATTCCGGGCCATTCAGCTTCAACAAGAAGTGGCCTACTGAGTTCACCACCCGGGGCTTGTTCCTCAAATTCAATCCCTTCTTCCTCAACAATCTCATAATAGTCCAATGGTGGCTCCATCATATGGTAAACAAGGGTATAGACAAGAACTACAGAAACCCATTGGGCAGAAGCTATGTAAGACACACTGGTCCTACGGCAATCGGGACCAAATGGATTATCTTCACTGTGGCATATAGAGGCAACAATGGCAAGTGGAAGATTGCCCATGTTCCCAAATGCAGTCATGATGATGATGAATCGAAAATATTGAGGTGGTGACTGGCATATTATTGTCACCAAATAACCCAAAACACCACCTATGGCAGTGCTGATGACAATATTGACTGGGATGAACCACCACAAGGTGATAGTTTTGATAGTAATGGATTCACCGAGGTTGGTGAAAATCAGGCAGGGCAAGAACAGAGCAAAGACTAGCTTGCTGAGAAGCTTGAAAGTAGCTTTTGGAACCATATGAGTTTTCGAGTGGGAAAGAACCAGGCCAATGACGGTAAGAGAAATAAGTTTCATCAATGGAACTAGTGCAGAACGCAAATCTTCTGCACTAGACTCCATGTTTCTATCGAGTAGGGAAAAGAAGAGTTCCATTATTTATTCCTACGAGTGATGGAAACCCGGAAGGAAATTTCCAAGAAATTTCACAACGGATCATAGATCCCGGGGGAAAatacccaaattgaaattccACACAAGAATTTCCAAAATGGACAAGAAACAACAGTACAAAAATCATGTGCCAGAAAATTTAAAGGAATAACAGTTGGAATTTAGGGAAGGAAATGATGTCAATCAATTAGAAAAGCATACAAACATCAAACATTTAATATAGGGCGGTATTATCAGTTCAGAACTTTATGCAATAGCGTCGTTAGACACGTACCTAAGAGCCGGGAGGGGGAAGCTTCCAAGAAATTTCACAAAGCCTTCCTCTAATCCAAGGAATCCCCATTGTTGTAACTTACTGGTTCTGCAGAATTTCGCAACTCACACCAGTAACCCTAAAATTGATAGCTAAGATAGTTCAGTGCAGAAAAACCAGTTGCAGATAATCTGCGGAAAACCAAACCCAGTGAATTAGTAGAACAGAGATTCAGAATATgggaattttatttatttatttttaaataaaagagatATTAGTGATAGTTCCCAAATTCATCGCTAATAAATGACTAATAGTAATGAAtattcaaattcgttactaatattttgaaataatttttttttaatttttttaaaataaaaaaggtattagtgacggcttctaaatccgtcactaatattctgaaataattttttttttaaataaaagagatATTGTCACTGATaagagactaatagtgacgaatcctcaaattcatcactaatattgtgaaataatttttttttttaaataaaagagatattagtgacggttcataaATCCGCCACTAATAAGGGCTAATAGTGACAgatcttcaaatttgtcactaatactctgaaataaatttttttttatttgttttaaataaaagaagtattagtgacggttcccaaatccgtcactaataaaggactatactcagaaataatttttttttactttttttttttagataa
This window contains:
- the LOC131159809 gene encoding protein PIN-LIKES 2-like, coding for MELFFSLLDRNMESSAEDLRSALVPLMKLISLTVIGLVLSHSKTHMVPKATFKLLSKLVFALFLPCLIFTNLGESITIKTITLWWFIPVNIVISTAIGGVLGYLVTIICQSPPQYFRFIIIMTAFGNMGNLPLAIVASICHSEDNPFGPDCRRTSVSYIASAQWVSVVLVYTLVYHMMEPPLDYYEIVEEEGIEFEEQAPGGELSRPLLVEAEWPGIEDKETEHCKTPFIARVFNSMSSISLSTIPDFNLSMDEGGRNNNPESIRCLAEPRMVRRIRIVAERTPAHHILQPPTIASLLAVIIGLVPWLKELVYGDDAPLSFIIDSLEILAAAMVPSVMLILGGMLAEGPNESKLGIRTTMGIVVARLLILPLLGIGVVFLADKMNLLAPRDQMYRFVLLLQYTTPSAILLGAIASLRGYAISEASALLFWQHVFAIFSVSLYIIIYFKVLLFYI